From the genome of Mastacembelus armatus chromosome 21, fMasArm1.2, whole genome shotgun sequence:
CGGACCAATCAGAACAAAGAGGAGGCGGGCCCGTGCGGGATCAATGAGGTGGTCCGGGCTCTGCCGTACATGGTTGTCGGATAAAAAAGACCAGTAGAAAGTTTACAGCTGATGAAACTCTCAGAATGAATGGGACAGCGTACTCCAACTTTGACAATCAAGAACATGTCCTCAAATTAGGAGAAACGTTTGAGAAACACCCTAAAAGTGCCTACCACACAGTGCGCTGTAAGTGGGACTTTGAATCGCTGGCTTTTCCTCTAGCTAACACTAGCATGCTAGTTAGCTCATTAGCTAAAAACCCGAAAGCGGCTGTTTACGTGAGCCAGGGTTAGCTGCCTTGTCAGTCTGTGTTTACCCGCCTGCCTTTGGGATGTTTTAGCATTGTGACACTTCTTTGTGTTAGTTGGCGTCTTCATAAGTTAGTTAAGGCTCAGTTATTACAAGCCGTCAAAGCCCCAACTGTCAAAATGTtagttagctaatgttagcattgCTGCAACCTGTGCGCTACTGCCATCTGGTGGTCATGGCTGGTGCTGCAGGAGTGAGTGCAGAGATTAAATATGTGTTATATGCACaaataattcattgttttggctttttttttttgtcgcaGATGACTTCAAGCCAGCCTCCATTGATACAACATGTGAAGGGGAACTTGAAGTGGGCAAAGGAGAGCAAGTCACCATTACTTTGCCTAATTTAGAGGTCAGTGTGAGATGCTTCAAAGCTTTTCTCCACCAGGAATAATGTGCATTAACCTCTTATCCAGAGGGTTCCTTGGTTTGTGTTGGGTCACTCTTTGCTTCTATTAAATCATTTGGTCTTATAATTTCCTCAGGTACTTAGAAACTACTCAGTATTTTAGTTGACTGACTGAAAATATCACAGCAATTAGGATAATTATGTTAATCTTTCTCCAAGCAAGAAATGCAGTACAGTTCACCTGCACGAACCTctgatgtatttattatttattgatttttgacttttttgacCAATGGACAGATAAAATGAAACCATTGAATGTGTAAAcatgggtttgtttgtttgaaaaccCTACTTCtccaaaaatacagtttttatatttgtactttCCAACTCTTTTCCCAAGAGGGCTAATTGAAGAATATGACAtaaattgtaaattgtaattTCAAAATTTAGGCATATTTAAGGTCAAAGTTTGGTTATTGCCTCATGCAGTATACACATAgcatatatatacatgtgtgtagACCTTCTGCACTGACTTTAATGGGTTTTATATTTATGAACCCAAGTTAATTTTCATGTAATTGTATATCTTCtgttttaatatattaatatattgtttTCTAGTTGGATATgttgcttttatgttttgttttttgaatggTTAACAGCACCTGTTATCAGCCTGTTGATGTTCTGGCCTTACTTCTTCATTGAGGCCCTACTGgtaattattaaaataagaaataagataaaatagaataaaacaaacaaaaaaaaagactttgttttttatgtctgGTGAGGAGAGAGGGTTTGCAGCCATCACTATAGTATGTGAAAGTCCTGGTTACAGCCTTTTCTGTGTTGCCTCTGTTTTTAGGGTTCAAGTGCTCCAGTAACGGTTTTCAAGGGATCCAAGAGGTCATACATGAAAGAGTGCATCCTCATTGTGAACCATGACACAGGAGAGTACAGACTGGAAAAACTCAATAGCAACATAGTTGTGAAGAAGACTAGGTGGGTTAATAAATCATGTACATATTGCAAAAAAGATTGAAATATGTAAAAGTAGCAGTGACGAAATGCCCTGATGAATGAGAGTTACTCATGTTGGATTAGTTAATATAATCTTGTGACTCTCTATATTTGTACAAAGATGGTTTCTAGAAACATTTTGACtcatttttagaaaatgataTTGTGCAGCTTTTTAATAGGAATGTTCTACATGTTTTTGCTTGTACTGCTGATGGACATTTCCAGGGCTGAGGGCAGCAGTAAGATCCATTCTCGCATGGAGCAACAGACCAGTCGCCTGAGCCAGCAGATGAGGagtaacaacagcagcagcagtagtagcagcagtaacaAGACCTCAACCAGCTCCAAGACTTCCCCCCCCCAAAGAGAAGACGTCCCCACCATCTCCCATGGATGACATTGAGAGAGGTAACATGGCATCAGGCACATTGTCTTCAGctgtatttaatttttactgATGGCTTTTCACATTTGCATCAGAATTAAATTTTATGTAGTGTACACTCTTTTCTGTAATCAAGGGTAACTATCGCACATTTCTTCATCTTTGTCTGTGCATATGCTACTGTGTATAGAGTTGATGGCAGAGGCGCAGGTCATGGGCCAGATGAGCAGCAGCGACAGCTCCTCAGACTCCAACAGCTCCTCATCTTCCAGCAGTGATGACAGCTCCAGTAGCAGTGACTCAGAAGATGAACAGACTTCTGCACCCCTCTCAGCCCCGGCCAACCACAGCATGCCTGTCATCAGTAACACCACCAGCAGTCGCCACCAGGAGGGTGGAGCAGGACTCATGAACACACTTAGTGAGTAGTTTTTTCACTCTATATTTTCTTATCTTTACATTATAAACTGATAGGCGCTGGTTGGTCCTCAGTGAGAGGTTAGCCAGAAGGTTGGAACTCCTACATACTGTAGGTTTACCCACTTCCTTCATTCCTTCATAACCTTTCctacaaaacatgtttaaaaaaatatgaaactgaGGCTAATCTAAGATGAAATTTTAAGTTTGATTCCTTCTACTTCAGCAGGTTTTAAATGTGTAACATTTTTGC
Proteins encoded in this window:
- the eaf2 gene encoding LOW QUALITY PROTEIN: ELL-associated factor 2 (The sequence of the model RefSeq protein was modified relative to this genomic sequence to represent the inferred CDS: deleted 1 base in 1 codon); translated protein: MNGTAYSNFDNQEHVLKLGETFEKHPKSAYHTVRYDFKPASIDTTCEGELEVGKGEQVTITLPNLEGSSAPVTVFKGSKRSYMKECILIVNHDTGEYRLEKLNSNIVVKKTRAEGSSKIHSRMEQQTSRLSQQMRSNNSSSSSSSSNKTSTSSKTSPPKEKTSPPSPMDDIERELMAEAQVMGQMSSSDSSSDSNSSSSSSSDDSSSSSDSEDEQTSAPLSAPANHSMPVISNTTSSRHQEGGAGLMNTLKNDLQLSESGSESDD